A region from the Desulfovibrio sp. ZJ209 genome encodes:
- a CDS encoding tetratricopeptide repeat protein, with the protein MARRRSRKNADAPRRPAVVNQEETSVSGEAPEAPAAAPPVAPAAKKAPKRPEPAGHASSARPATGRAVRLSTCIAGMALTLVLGLYLGTLLPGVLQDMRGRDTAAAPQPMPAPAAAPQAAPQPSPGAGGAHGLPPELAARLASLEAAVRKDPSSAGNWTELGNLFFDAGRVSEAIHAYERSLALAPGNADVLTDLGIMYRENKAPEKAVECFRKAFAADPRHENALFNAGVVLYNDLGRKDEAVAAWRRLLTLNPQARAPDGRTVSEMVRRLEEPIRRQ; encoded by the coding sequence ATGGCCCGTCGCAGATCCAGGAAGAATGCCGACGCCCCGCGGCGTCCGGCCGTGGTGAACCAGGAAGAGACATCCGTTTCCGGCGAGGCGCCCGAGGCCCCGGCAGCGGCGCCTCCCGTTGCGCCTGCCGCAAAGAAGGCGCCGAAGCGGCCGGAACCTGCGGGGCACGCCTCGTCCGCGCGTCCTGCCACGGGCCGCGCGGTGCGGCTCTCCACCTGCATCGCGGGCATGGCCCTGACCCTCGTCCTCGGCCTCTATCTCGGGACGCTCCTGCCCGGGGTGCTTCAGGACATGCGTGGCCGCGACACCGCCGCCGCGCCGCAGCCGATGCCGGCGCCCGCGGCTGCTCCGCAGGCCGCTCCCCAACCGTCGCCCGGCGCCGGGGGCGCGCACGGGCTGCCGCCCGAACTGGCGGCGCGCCTCGCCTCGCTGGAAGCGGCCGTCCGCAAGGATCCCTCTTCGGCCGGCAACTGGACGGAGCTCGGCAACCTCTTTTTTGACGCCGGCCGCGTCAGTGAAGCCATCCATGCCTATGAGCGCTCGCTGGCGCTCGCCCCGGGTAATGCGGACGTACTGACCGATCTCGGCATCATGTATCGGGAAAACAAGGCGCCGGAAAAGGCGGTGGAGTGCTTCCGCAAGGCCTTCGCGGCTGACCCGCGCCACGAGAACGCCCTGTTTAATGCCGGCGTGGTGCTCTATAATGACCTCGGGCGCAAGGATGAGGCGGTCGCTGCCTGGCGCAGGCTGCTCACGCTCAATCCGCAGGCGCGCGCGCCGGACGGCCGCACGGTTTCGGAAATGGTGCGGCGGCTGGAAGAGCCGATTCGGAGACAATGA
- a CDS encoding tetratricopeptide repeat protein → MASEFTIPARARVLVISLGIALVAMLAASLAERFTSTGLTVRHTHEPAAQAPAPGTDEVGRLMQEVSKDPGNKAALVEIAERLMAMGSWDGAESFATRALALDPREGRTRYLLGVIRHNQGKHAEAAKLLEEALKDKESAAMRYSLGVLYLHYLNEPARGVAHLTEALHAPDADESLRQGIREELEKAPLSAGEGAGEKGVTGEARETPAGAPARKAPAAKTAQKGGPARPGGAGTR, encoded by the coding sequence CATGCTGGCCGCCTCCTTGGCGGAGCGCTTCACGTCCACCGGCCTCACCGTCCGGCACACGCACGAGCCCGCCGCGCAGGCCCCGGCCCCGGGCACGGACGAGGTGGGGCGCCTCATGCAGGAAGTGTCGAAAGACCCGGGCAACAAGGCCGCCCTCGTGGAGATCGCCGAGCGGCTGATGGCCATGGGCAGCTGGGACGGCGCCGAGAGCTTCGCCACGCGCGCCCTGGCGCTGGACCCGCGCGAGGGCCGCACGCGCTACCTGCTCGGCGTTATCCGCCACAACCAGGGCAAGCACGCCGAGGCGGCGAAGCTCCTCGAAGAGGCGCTCAAGGACAAGGAAAGCGCGGCCATGCGCTACAGCCTGGGCGTGCTCTACCTCCACTACCTGAACGAACCGGCCCGGGGCGTGGCACACCTGACCGAGGCCCTGCACGCCCCGGACGCGGACGAAAGTCTGCGCCAGGGCATCCGCGAGGAGCTGGAAAAGGCCCCGCTATCCGCAGGGGAGGGCGCTGGAGAAAAAGGAGTGACAGGAGAGGCGCGGGAGACGCCCGCGGGCGCACCCGCCAGGAAGGCCCCGGCGGCCAAAACCGCCCAAAAGGGAGGGCCCGCGCGGCCCGGCGGCGCCGGCACGCGCTGA
- a CDS encoding 7TM-DISM domain-containing protein, which translates to MALVVLLALLSLALPSLAADALLPEARPEVSARAETQAEAAAAPALAALQASRTPGARPQQAMLPVTGAGPNLSLLPYLDYLLDESGSLDIEEAAAPDRADAFAPLALEKLPRTEGVMWLRFTLAPLAAGERPATLLLDMGESIPGTPMLYEPERNDLSGALEWRESSPAQRNVLLLPEAGAEPLTCYIRLDGLPGPWFSPMVRTPADAATNWGSLARTGAILALGVVMLLCLLRGLSENGQWRVWTALYVAVALGQALLGMPDAGPHRSMLGHAAATMAPGIALMLLPHVGRHLMRTRQRARGLDIQLLLLSLPGAALALLPLVPGWAWLDRWLDLWPAGTLIFVPTALGAWLMGLGGARRFLLGCLLPPLFVAAGLLGLDFGIPPNLLASAPLWGTALSALLIAATGAPADMAAEAAAPKPRPADGKDADEGGIINLDHPLDDPNLRLVSGGKAPAGPQAQASGDGAGDPAPRDAGSAERARAEAREGALRAPLDDLLREGAALEQCALPPAVRQYAAAMLDAARRMADVLSHADAGEGGTSADGAPEAEGGEAGTAFDLQRLLREAHGAVAPAAEYAGIGLAWYMPPHLGQLYRGDAQTLGETLGLLLESAVRATRQGAVHLSARRVPESSDPGNILFTVTDTGSGAPPRERSSLALARAWELAARHGGYVGMEYGPNGTTIAFSLHLEPLEDSADDMQGASLAHVIIVADDPKQRRELSRMVADLSCRVSEAASEHEALRRHEADPAVLLVAQGRYALPAAADMVTRFMESAAEAGLSGCKVLAVTVDDSQWNLLADSGFTHAMLEPVDAEVLRQTVRDVMRGVRRSRPAPQKTAADADEAAAPSQTGAPESEGEAPQPEVAAPTAETADVEAAREAAPVPEAEAAQDTERTEAAPGDAGAAVAAPPPPESPAAPEEAEVSATAEAAAPAPEVGEGQAAGELSGEEWHFLLAEQAESAGAPEGQAPGGEPAAEPEEPATPGATESPAETGAAPEPAAEAPAPDILEEPEEAAAAPATDEPASSLMDYAVEAALAAESTPEGQGAAMPHAPSAPAAPDAEPAEAVDREAAPAQGHEAGERAAQDAAQVLAAEPPRHEPSRSDPARRPAAPVTAARASVYVSPALASPGEWVGEPMPIGTPVARREAPEAPETPRPGETRKEEARPAPSRPAHAVQPPRSGYTSPSVPVPGEWVGEPMPIPRKAPQPEPPAPEAAPATPGEAAPAAASAAASFEGDEGGSFMDFIVGATPVDAPEKPAPKAPGGVTDFVERSVSLVTSAVSSAFAPARNEADAPAPAEPAAPATADPVPQAGAPGTQGPDAQAPDPAILALVERLDAAMAQAVSAHAAGRGQMVAQAAAAIAEESESFGFRVLARMARCVERAGRAGDMNALRDLLPELEVSVERNRIALTQRR; encoded by the coding sequence ATGGCCCTTGTTGTGCTGCTGGCGCTCCTTTCGCTGGCCCTGCCGAGCCTTGCCGCTGACGCCCTGTTGCCGGAAGCGCGGCCCGAAGTCTCCGCCCGCGCCGAGACGCAGGCCGAAGCCGCCGCGGCGCCGGCGCTCGCCGCGTTGCAGGCGTCGCGCACACCGGGCGCCCGGCCGCAGCAAGCCATGCTGCCCGTTACGGGCGCGGGCCCCAACCTGTCCCTCTTGCCCTATCTGGACTATCTGCTGGACGAAAGCGGCAGCCTCGACATCGAGGAGGCCGCGGCGCCAGACCGGGCCGACGCCTTTGCCCCGCTTGCGCTCGAAAAGCTGCCGCGCACCGAGGGCGTCATGTGGCTGCGCTTCACGCTGGCGCCCCTGGCCGCGGGCGAGCGCCCGGCGACCCTCCTGCTCGACATGGGCGAGAGCATCCCCGGTACGCCCATGCTCTACGAGCCGGAGCGCAATGACCTGAGCGGCGCGCTGGAGTGGCGCGAATCGAGCCCGGCGCAGCGCAACGTGCTGCTCCTGCCCGAGGCGGGCGCCGAACCGCTCACGTGCTATATCCGCCTTGACGGGCTGCCCGGCCCGTGGTTCTCGCCCATGGTGCGCACCCCGGCGGACGCGGCCACCAACTGGGGCAGCCTCGCGCGCACCGGCGCCATCCTCGCCCTCGGCGTGGTCATGCTCCTGTGCCTTCTGCGCGGGCTCTCCGAAAACGGGCAATGGCGCGTCTGGACGGCCCTATATGTGGCCGTGGCGCTCGGGCAGGCCCTGCTCGGCATGCCGGACGCGGGCCCCCACCGCTCCATGCTCGGCCATGCCGCGGCCACCATGGCCCCGGGCATCGCGCTCATGCTCCTGCCGCATGTGGGGCGCCACCTCATGCGCACGCGCCAGCGCGCCCGCGGGCTGGATATCCAGCTCCTCCTGCTTTCCCTGCCCGGCGCGGCGCTGGCCCTGCTGCCGCTCGTGCCCGGCTGGGCCTGGCTCGACCGCTGGCTCGACCTCTGGCCCGCCGGCACCCTGATCTTTGTGCCCACGGCTCTCGGCGCGTGGCTCATGGGCCTCGGGGGGGCGCGCCGCTTTTTGCTCGGCTGCCTGTTGCCGCCGCTCTTTGTGGCCGCCGGGCTGCTCGGGCTGGATTTCGGCATCCCGCCAAACCTGCTGGCCTCGGCGCCCCTGTGGGGCACCGCCCTGAGCGCGCTGCTCATCGCGGCCACGGGCGCCCCGGCGGACATGGCGGCGGAAGCCGCCGCTCCCAAGCCGCGCCCGGCTGACGGTAAGGACGCGGACGAGGGGGGCATCATCAATCTCGACCATCCGCTGGACGACCCCAACCTGCGCCTCGTTTCGGGCGGCAAGGCCCCGGCCGGGCCCCAGGCCCAGGCATCCGGGGACGGCGCGGGCGACCCCGCCCCGCGGGACGCGGGCTCGGCGGAGCGGGCCCGGGCCGAGGCGCGCGAGGGCGCCCTGCGCGCGCCGCTGGACGACCTGTTGCGCGAGGGCGCGGCGCTCGAGCAATGCGCGCTGCCCCCGGCCGTGCGGCAATATGCCGCGGCCATGCTGGATGCGGCGCGGCGCATGGCGGACGTGCTCAGCCATGCGGACGCGGGGGAGGGCGGCACTTCGGCCGACGGCGCGCCGGAGGCTGAAGGCGGGGAGGCCGGCACGGCCTTCGATCTCCAGCGCCTGCTGCGCGAAGCCCACGGCGCTGTCGCGCCGGCCGCGGAATATGCCGGCATCGGCCTTGCCTGGTACATGCCCCCGCATCTCGGCCAGCTCTATCGCGGCGACGCGCAGACGCTCGGCGAGACCTTGGGCCTCCTGCTCGAAAGCGCGGTGCGGGCAACCCGGCAGGGTGCGGTGCATCTTTCGGCGCGGCGCGTGCCCGAGAGCAGCGACCCCGGCAATATCCTCTTCACCGTGACGGATACGGGCAGCGGCGCCCCCCCGCGGGAGCGCTCGAGCCTCGCGCTCGCCCGCGCCTGGGAGCTGGCCGCGCGCCATGGCGGCTATGTGGGCATGGAATACGGCCCCAACGGCACGACCATCGCCTTTTCGCTGCATCTGGAGCCGCTGGAGGACAGCGCGGACGACATGCAGGGCGCGAGCCTTGCGCATGTCATCATCGTGGCGGACGACCCTAAGCAGCGGCGCGAGCTTTCGCGCATGGTGGCCGACCTCTCCTGCCGCGTGAGCGAGGCGGCGAGCGAGCACGAGGCCCTCAGGCGCCATGAGGCCGACCCCGCCGTGCTTCTGGTGGCGCAGGGGCGTTATGCGTTGCCCGCAGCGGCGGACATGGTGACAAGGTTCATGGAGTCAGCCGCCGAGGCAGGCCTTTCCGGCTGCAAGGTGCTGGCCGTCACCGTGGACGACAGCCAGTGGAACCTGCTCGCGGACAGCGGCTTCACCCATGCCATGCTGGAGCCCGTGGACGCCGAGGTGCTGCGCCAGACCGTGCGCGACGTGATGCGCGGGGTGCGCCGCAGCCGGCCCGCGCCGCAGAAAACGGCGGCGGATGCTGATGAAGCTGCGGCGCCGTCGCAGACCGGAGCCCCGGAAAGTGAGGGGGAAGCCCCGCAGCCCGAGGTGGCCGCCCCCACGGCTGAGACTGCGGATGTTGAGGCGGCCCGGGAAGCGGCACCTGTCCCCGAAGCTGAGGCGGCACAGGATACCGAACGAACTGAGGCGGCTCCCGGGGATGCCGGCGCTGCTGTAGCGGCGCCACCTCCCCCGGAGTCGCCGGCCGCGCCGGAAGAAGCGGAAGTTTCAGCCACTGCCGAAGCGGCCGCTCCGGCTCCTGAAGTCGGGGAGGGACAGGCCGCCGGCGAATTGAGCGGCGAGGAGTGGCACTTCCTGCTGGCGGAACAGGCGGAAAGCGCCGGCGCGCCCGAAGGACAGGCCCCGGGAGGCGAACCGGCCGCAGAGCCCGAGGAGCCCGCCACGCCTGGGGCGACGGAAAGCCCGGCCGAAACCGGGGCTGCGCCGGAGCCGGCAGCGGAAGCACCGGCCCCCGATATTCTCGAAGAGCCCGAAGAGGCGGCCGCTGCGCCGGCCACCGACGAACCCGCGTCCTCCCTCATGGACTATGCGGTGGAGGCCGCGCTTGCGGCCGAGAGCACGCCGGAAGGGCAGGGCGCGGCAATGCCGCACGCTCCTTCCGCCCCGGCCGCGCCCGATGCGGAACCGGCGGAAGCCGTCGACCGGGAGGCAGCCCCGGCACAAGGCCATGAGGCAGGCGAGCGGGCCGCGCAGGACGCTGCCCAAGTCCTTGCGGCCGAGCCCCCGCGCCACGAACCATCACGTTCAGACCCAGCGCGCCGGCCGGCCGCGCCGGTGACGGCCGCCCGGGCGTCCGTCTATGTGAGCCCGGCCCTGGCGAGCCCCGGGGAATGGGTGGGCGAGCCCATGCCCATCGGGACGCCGGTGGCGCGCCGTGAGGCGCCGGAAGCGCCTGAAACTCCCCGGCCCGGCGAAACCCGGAAGGAAGAGGCGCGCCCGGCTCCATCGCGGCCGGCGCACGCCGTGCAGCCCCCGCGCAGCGGCTACACGAGCCCCAGTGTGCCCGTGCCCGGGGAATGGGTGGGCGAACCCATGCCCATCCCGCGCAAGGCGCCTCAGCCGGAGCCGCCGGCGCCAGAGGCTGCGCCCGCAACGCCCGGGGAAGCCGCGCCTGCGGCCGCAAGTGCCGCGGCGTCCTTCGAGGGCGACGAGGGCGGTTCGTTCATGGATTTCATCGTGGGCGCCACACCAGTGGATGCCCCCGAAAAGCCCGCGCCCAAGGCTCCGGGCGGCGTGACGGACTTTGTGGAAAGAAGTGTCTCGCTTGTGACAAGCGCCGTCTCTTCGGCATTTGCCCCGGCCCGCAACGAGGCCGACGCCCCTGCGCCGGCAGAGCCCGCGGCCCCGGCAACGGCAGATCCCGTGCCGCAAGCGGGCGCGCCCGGGACGCAGGGCCCGGATGCCCAGGCCCCTGACCCTGCCATCCTCGCCCTGGTGGAGCGCCTGGACGCTGCCATGGCCCAGGCCGTTTCCGCCCATGCCGCGGGGCGCGGCCAGATGGTCGCCCAGGCGGCGGCCGCCATTGCCGAAGAGTCGGAGAGCTTCGGCTTCAGGGTGCTCGCGCGCATGGCGCGCTGCGTTGAGCGGGCCGGGCGCGCCGGCGACATGAACGCGCTGCGCGACCTGCTCCCCGAGCTCGAGGTCTCGGTGGAGCGCAACCGCATCGCCCTGACCCAGCGCCGGTGA